From the Candidatus Peregrinibacteria bacterium genome, the window CGAAGTCATAGACTACTATCCATTTGGAGAAAGCAGAATTGATGAAAAATCCACCACTTACGCAAATGACTACACGTTTACTGGAAAGGAACTTGATGAAGATACAAAGCTGTATTACTATGAAGCCAGATACTACAATCCAAAAATCGCGAGGTTTGTGTCTCAGGATCCGTGGGAAGGAGATCTTAAAGATCCACAGTCCCTTAACAAATATGCGTATGTGAGGAATAATCCGTTGAAGTATGTGGATCCAAGGGGATTGCTTGAAGTAGCCTGGGACAAAGTTGCCAAATTTTTTGAGAGTGAAACAGAAGACCTTAATGCCGTTGAGGATTTTCTCACTCTTGGGGCTTATAGTAATGCAATTGAGAGTGTGAAAGAAGCTGGAAGCAGAATCGCGGAGGAAGGATTAAATTTAGAAACTGGGACAAATCTTGCAAAAAAAGTTGTAGGAGGGGCAGCTGAAGTTATGGCAGGGGCACTTGCAACAGGGATAATAATGGGCGCAACAGCTAATATGATAAATGGTAATATTGCGGATGAAACAGCGGTGGATTCTCCCACAACAAATACTTCAACTCAGTTGGCATTACCTGAGCCGAAACAACCAGAAGTTGGAGATGAGCTTTATAGGCTAAGTGGCGGTGGATCCGATCCAAGTGGAAGTTCCTGGGGACCAACTGATCCAAATAATCTCCAAGATCCAAATAGAGATTTAGGACTTCCAGATGCGAACACTGCAATACAATTAAACAAGGGAATAGTTTTAGATAATAGCAATGTTATAGTTCGTCCAGCTCTACCTTATAATAATAGACCAGACACGGGAGGAGCAACTGAATACTTTTTTCCCAATAAAAATGACGTAAAAGTAATTCATAGTGAACCATTTAAGAAATAAATATTTTTTTATTTTTTTTCTTATAAAAATGAACAATTTAATAAATTGCTTACAGAAAATAGAAAAACTTTTAAAAGAAAATAAGAAACCACAAGCAGAAGTTATTAGAAAAGTAATTGAATCAAAGACAACTGATAGAGAATTATTTTTATCATTATTGCTAGGTGGTGATATATGGGGAGGATCTGGTTCTG encodes:
- a CDS encoding RHS repeat-associated core domain-containing protein, whose protein sequence is EVIDYYPFGESRIDEKSTTYANDYTFTGKELDEDTKLYYYEARYYNPKIARFVSQDPWEGDLKDPQSLNKYAYVRNNPLKYVDPRGLLEVAWDKVAKFFESETEDLNAVEDFLTLGAYSNAIESVKEAGSRIAEEGLNLETGTNLAKKVVGGAAEVMAGALATGIIMGATANMINGNIADETAVDSPTTNTSTQLALPEPKQPEVGDELYRLSGGGSDPSGSSWGPTDPNNLQDPNRDLGLPDANTAIQLNKGIVLDNSNVIVRPALPYNNRPDTGGATEYFFPNKNDVKVIHSEPFKK